The proteins below come from a single Chlorogloeopsis sp. ULAP01 genomic window:
- a CDS encoding glycosyltransferase, with protein sequence MKDAEILVFATKGTRSNEEARILKLLQNFKFQVVPFDRTDKFKSFISIIRQALQTKPRLVVMEGTGVLGGVACLLLQWFFGIPYIFSSGDAIAPFINLNYPLLAPIVSVYEQILCHFCAGFIGWTPYLVGRALTYGAPKGVTAAGWAYFSRTTEQLANSRVNIRQQLGIPHDALVFGLLGSIAWNRQFQYCYGYELVKAFQKINSKNIAILVVGDGSGLAYLKELAGKDLGSRIFLPGNVPYEQVLDYMAAMDVASLPQSVDAVGSFRYTTKLSEYVAAKLPVVTSQIPMAYDIGGDWVWRLPGAKPWEDSYIDALANLMQEITDEEIKTKKKVIPERLADFEEEQQILRVTNLVAEIINPIC encoded by the coding sequence ATGAAAGATGCAGAAATTTTGGTCTTTGCTACCAAAGGTACAAGATCGAATGAGGAAGCTCGAATCTTAAAACTTTTACAAAACTTTAAGTTTCAAGTTGTTCCCTTTGATCGAACTGATAAATTCAAAAGCTTCATTAGCATTATTCGACAAGCTTTGCAGACAAAACCCAGACTAGTAGTTATGGAAGGTACTGGAGTCTTAGGGGGTGTAGCGTGTTTACTTCTGCAATGGTTTTTTGGTATTCCCTATATTTTCAGCAGTGGGGATGCGATCGCACCTTTCATTAATTTAAATTATCCACTCCTTGCACCAATTGTCAGTGTTTACGAGCAAATTCTCTGCCACTTTTGCGCTGGGTTTATCGGTTGGACACCTTATTTAGTTGGTCGTGCGCTAACTTATGGAGCGCCGAAAGGAGTAACTGCTGCGGGTTGGGCATATTTTTCTCGCACTACTGAACAATTGGCTAATAGTCGAGTTAATATTCGTCAGCAACTAGGAATTCCCCATGATGCTCTTGTGTTTGGGCTACTGGGATCAATAGCTTGGAATCGGCAATTTCAGTACTGCTATGGTTATGAATTAGTCAAAGCTTTCCAGAAAATTAACTCCAAGAACATTGCTATTTTAGTGGTTGGGGATGGGAGTGGACTTGCTTATTTAAAGGAGTTGGCAGGTAAAGATTTAGGAAGTCGAATTTTTCTGCCCGGTAATGTACCTTATGAGCAAGTACTTGACTACATGGCAGCTATGGATGTAGCCAGTTTACCTCAGAGTGTGGATGCAGTTGGTAGTTTTCGCTATACAACAAAGCTAAGTGAGTATGTAGCAGCAAAATTACCAGTGGTAACGAGTCAAATTCCTATGGCATATGACATTGGTGGGGATTGGGTTTGGAGGCTACCAGGAGCTAAACCCTGGGAGGATAGTTATATTGATGCTTTGGCTAACCTGATGCAAGAGATTACAGATGAAGAAATCAAAACTAAGAAAAAGGTAATTCCAGAAAGGTTAGCAGATTTTGAGGAAGAGCAACAAATTCTCAGGGTAACAAATTTAGTTGCTGAGATTATTAACCCAATTTGCTAG
- a CDS encoding FkbM family methyltransferase, with the protein MKTIVRDSLAYFSRSLPYFKGKYRLGTALVPRMTNYRIDKDCLVKIKMQDGSIMRLDLRSMLEQKVFFSGEYDGGIIQILSRILEPGVVIFDVGANIGLYSISLGTKLKKIADKSQIWAFEPVISNFNRLANLVEANHLTNIVYPVHTALGNQEGEVQLCMVDEQNNSSTGNAFLLKESIFNKEKPTCSSPITKLDKFVEKHNISKCDIIKVDIEGAEMEFMLGGLNFLKKADQSFTVNLIHTG; encoded by the coding sequence ATGAAAACAATTGTACGCGATTCACTTGCTTATTTTTCTCGCTCTTTACCCTACTTTAAAGGCAAGTATAGATTAGGTACAGCGCTTGTACCAAGGATGACTAATTATCGGATTGACAAAGATTGCCTTGTAAAAATTAAAATGCAGGACGGTAGCATAATGCGTCTTGATTTGCGTAGTATGCTAGAGCAAAAAGTCTTTTTTTCGGGAGAATATGATGGTGGAATTATTCAAATACTATCTAGAATTTTAGAACCAGGAGTAGTAATCTTTGATGTTGGTGCAAATATTGGACTTTATTCTATATCTTTAGGAACAAAACTTAAAAAAATAGCTGATAAATCTCAAATATGGGCTTTTGAACCAGTAATATCTAATTTTAACCGCCTAGCTAATCTGGTTGAAGCTAACCACTTAACAAATATTGTTTATCCAGTGCATACTGCCCTTGGAAACCAAGAGGGAGAAGTGCAACTTTGTATGGTAGATGAACAAAATAATTCATCTACAGGTAATGCTTTTTTACTCAAGGAAAGTATATTTAATAAAGAGAAGCCTACTTGTTCATCACCTATTACTAAGTTAGATAAGTTTGTTGAAAAACATAACATTTCAAAATGCGACATTATCAAAGTAGATATTGAGGGCGCTGAGATGGAATTTATGTTAGGAGGGCTGAATTTTCTGAAGAAAGCAGACCAATCATTTACGGTGAATTTAATCCATACTGGGTAA
- a CDS encoding class I SAM-dependent methyltransferase, with protein sequence MYTTLQEIYAQSSESVRATGLSQELASEVYGKYVQFINQSVSQHGRLLDVGCGSGWSSYLLSQEGYQVVGIDLNAEAFECPNVPNLTLVSGSAMNLPFEDASFDVVASHQAIEHIPEPQKAIMEMIRVLKPGGILCIVGPNLLSIGHLIKAISVYAWQNRPIKNIFWRSPHMPKHPWGNTLPEALVSFPLMLTLITRKLIDSKATFTMREPDINPPFHADNDACYMCNPIDFVKFLPTQNCVVIQNGFYGRLQWTTLIASGTFIAARKLIQDRSNDIKVMSN encoded by the coding sequence ATGTATACAACACTACAAGAAATTTATGCCCAATCTTCTGAATCAGTTCGAGCTACAGGGCTAAGTCAGGAGTTGGCAAGTGAAGTTTATGGTAAATATGTACAGTTTATTAATCAGTCAGTATCTCAACATGGAAGGTTACTAGATGTAGGATGTGGTTCAGGGTGGTCTTCTTATCTTCTCAGCCAGGAAGGTTATCAAGTTGTTGGCATTGACCTAAATGCTGAAGCCTTTGAATGTCCCAATGTACCCAACTTGACTTTAGTATCGGGCAGCGCTATGAATTTGCCTTTTGAGGATGCTTCTTTTGATGTGGTAGCTTCTCATCAAGCAATTGAGCATATTCCTGAGCCACAAAAAGCAATCATGGAGATGATTAGAGTTCTTAAACCAGGCGGTATCCTGTGCATTGTCGGGCCAAATCTTCTCAGTATTGGTCATTTAATTAAAGCAATTAGTGTATATGCTTGGCAAAATCGTCCCATTAAAAACATCTTCTGGCGATCGCCTCATATGCCTAAGCATCCTTGGGGCAATACTTTACCAGAAGCTTTGGTGTCCTTTCCCCTGATGCTTACTCTCATTACTAGAAAGCTTATTGATAGCAAAGCTACTTTCACGATGCGGGAACCAGACATCAACCCACCCTTTCATGCTGATAATGATGCTTGCTATATGTGTAACCCTATCGATTTTGTGAAATTTTTACCTACTCAAAATTGTGTAGTGATCCAAAATGGATTTTATGGAAGGCTCCAGTGGACAACGCTAATTGCTTCAGGAACTTTTATCGCTGCTCGTAAACTCATACAGGATCGTAGTAATGATATTAAAGTTATGAGCAATTAA
- a CDS encoding glycosyltransferase, translating to MAQLRLAIICDYPEENWHSMDLCAQMLFKQLQTKHTTSIQAIQVCPKFNWRCKQIPWLGKKHFAYNADRLLNRFWDYPQYLKNRVKDFDFYHIADHSYAQLAHVLPPERTGVYCHDIDTFRSLVEPEQEPRPNWYQAMSHRILRGLQSCAIVFYSTAEVRKQIERYQLVEPSHLVHAPLGIASEFMLNSDNVSIADQKILEKIGAVPFLLHVGSCIPRKRIDILLEVFAQVRAIHPELRLVKVSGEWTQSQQQQIDQLNIGESIIHLQDLQRSTIASLYQKAAAVLLTSEAEGFGLPVIEALACGAIVVASDIPVLREVGGKAAVYCPMGDVSAWVKTVEQLLVNPTNAPALNLRVSQAQKYSWSIHTQIIAQSYLQLAD from the coding sequence ATGGCTCAACTACGCCTCGCGATTATCTGTGATTATCCAGAAGAAAACTGGCACAGTATGGATTTGTGCGCTCAGATGCTATTCAAGCAGTTGCAAACCAAACACACTACATCTATTCAAGCTATACAAGTCTGTCCAAAATTTAACTGGCGTTGCAAACAAATTCCTTGGCTTGGCAAAAAGCATTTTGCTTACAATGCAGATCGCTTACTCAATCGATTTTGGGACTATCCCCAGTATCTCAAGAACAGAGTCAAAGATTTTGATTTTTATCACATTGCTGACCACTCCTACGCGCAGTTAGCCCATGTCTTACCACCAGAGCGTACAGGAGTATACTGTCATGATATTGATACCTTTCGCTCTCTTGTAGAGCCAGAGCAAGAACCTCGACCTAATTGGTATCAAGCTATGTCTCACAGAATCTTACGTGGTTTGCAGTCATGTGCTATTGTCTTTTATTCCACCGCAGAGGTAAGAAAGCAAATTGAGCGTTACCAACTAGTAGAACCATCACACCTAGTTCATGCTCCCTTAGGTATCGCCTCAGAATTCATGCTCAATTCTGATAACGTCAGTATTGCTGACCAAAAGATATTAGAAAAAATAGGTGCAGTACCTTTCCTATTACACGTTGGTAGTTGTATTCCCCGTAAGCGCATTGACATTCTGCTAGAAGTTTTTGCCCAAGTACGAGCTATCCATCCAGAGTTACGACTTGTCAAAGTCAGTGGTGAATGGACACAAAGCCAGCAACAGCAAATTGATCAGTTGAATATCGGTGAGTCAATTATTCATCTACAAGATTTGCAGCGCTCAACCATAGCCAGTCTTTACCAAAAAGCAGCAGCTGTTTTACTAACAAGTGAAGCAGAAGGCTTTGGATTACCTGTGATTGAAGCCCTAGCTTGTGGAGCGATCGTAGTTGCTAGCGATATTCCTGTTTTGCGTGAAGTGGGTGGAAAAGCCGCAGTATATTGCCCGATGGGGGATGTATCAGCCTGGGTGAAAACTGTAGAGCAACTATTGGTGAATCCAACAAATGCTCCAGCTTTGAATTTGCGTGTGAGTCAGGCGCAGAAATATTCTTGGTCTATTCACACCCAAATAATTGCTCAATCTTATTTACAATTAGCTGATTGA